One genomic segment of Amycolatopsis granulosa includes these proteins:
- a CDS encoding PhzF family phenazine biosynthesis protein, whose amino-acid sequence MRISIVDAFTSTPFAGNPAGVVLLDAPAETAWMQSVAAELRHSETAFVEVSGDGPKRLRWFTPTVEVDLCGHATLATGHVLGGEQVFTTRSGELRTRADGGWVSMDFPHDPPRPAADDVLGALPGVTVTSVARGKWDILVEVADAAEVRGLKPELDVVAGWDARCLIVTAAGDRDDVDFVSRVFGPAVGVPEDPVTGSAHCLLAPHWAGKLGRDELVGEQASERGGIVRVRLDGDRVTLSGQAVTVLSGELHV is encoded by the coding sequence ATGCGGATCTCCATCGTCGACGCGTTCACCAGCACCCCGTTCGCCGGGAATCCAGCCGGGGTGGTGCTGCTCGACGCACCGGCGGAGACCGCGTGGATGCAGTCGGTGGCCGCCGAGCTGCGGCATTCGGAGACGGCGTTCGTGGAGGTGTCCGGCGACGGCCCGAAGCGGCTGCGCTGGTTCACGCCCACGGTCGAGGTGGACCTGTGCGGGCACGCGACGCTGGCCACCGGGCACGTGCTGGGCGGCGAGCAGGTGTTCACCACGCGCAGCGGCGAGCTGCGCACCCGCGCCGACGGCGGCTGGGTCAGCATGGACTTCCCGCACGACCCGCCACGGCCGGCCGCGGACGACGTCCTGGGCGCCCTGCCCGGTGTGACGGTCACGAGCGTCGCGCGTGGCAAGTGGGACATCCTGGTCGAGGTCGCCGACGCGGCGGAAGTGCGCGGTCTGAAGCCGGAACTCGACGTGGTGGCGGGCTGGGATGCGCGCTGCCTGATCGTCACCGCAGCCGGTGACCGGGACGACGTCGACTTCGTCAGCCGCGTCTTCGGCCCGGCCGTCGGCGTCCCGGAGGACCCGGTGACCGGCTCGGCGCACTGCCTGCTGGCGCCGCACTGGGCGGGCAAGCTCGGGCGGGACGAGCTGGTCGGCGAGCAGGCGTCGGAGCGCGGCGGGATCGTGCGCGTCCGGCTCGACGGGGACCGGGTGACGCTGTCCGGGCAGGCCGTCACCGTGCTGAGCGGGGAGTTGCACGTCTGA
- a CDS encoding AMP-binding protein: MPAVPSYASGISEVPLLGDTIGDNFDRTVAAFGERDALVECASGRRWTYRELAAEVDALAAALAGRGIGKGDRVGIWSPNCAEWTFLQYATAKIGAILVNINPAYRSHELEFVLNQSGVRTLVAAQSFKTSDYAAMIEEVRPRCAGLEQVVLLGSDEWSELLESGRGKPLPEVGLSADDPINIQYTSGTTGFPKGATLSHHNILNNGFFVGELCHYTEADRICLPVPFYHCFGMVMGNLAATSHGSCMVIPAPSFEPKATLQAVESERCTSLYGVPTMFIAELAEPGFEDYDLSSLRTGIMAGSPCPVEVMKQVIERMGMTEVSICYGMTETSPVSTQTRSDDSIERRVSTVGRVGPHLEVKIVDPETGLTVPRGEPGELCTRGYSVMLGYWDQPDKTAEVIDQGRWMHTGDLGVMDDEGYVRITGRIKDMVIRGGENIYPREIEEFLYTHPDVLDAQVIGVPDQRYGEELMAWVRMREGAEPLTAESLREFCAGKLAHYKIPKYVHIVDEFPMTVTGKVRKVEMREQALKILDLT, translated from the coding sequence ATGCCAGCCGTGCCGAGTTATGCGTCGGGGATCTCCGAGGTGCCGCTGCTCGGAGACACCATCGGTGACAACTTCGATCGCACCGTGGCCGCGTTCGGTGAGCGGGACGCGCTGGTCGAGTGCGCGTCGGGCCGGCGGTGGACCTACCGGGAGCTGGCGGCCGAGGTGGACGCCCTGGCCGCCGCCCTCGCGGGGCGGGGGATCGGCAAGGGCGATCGCGTCGGGATCTGGTCGCCGAACTGCGCGGAGTGGACGTTCCTGCAGTACGCCACGGCGAAGATCGGCGCGATCCTGGTCAACATCAACCCCGCGTACCGCTCCCACGAGCTGGAGTTCGTGCTGAACCAGTCCGGGGTGCGGACGCTGGTCGCGGCGCAGTCGTTCAAGACCTCCGACTACGCCGCCATGATCGAGGAGGTCCGGCCGCGCTGCGCCGGGCTGGAACAGGTCGTGCTGCTGGGCTCGGACGAGTGGTCGGAGCTGCTGGAGTCCGGCCGGGGCAAGCCGCTGCCGGAGGTGGGGCTGTCCGCGGACGACCCGATCAACATCCAGTACACCTCCGGGACGACGGGCTTCCCGAAGGGCGCGACCCTGTCCCACCACAACATCCTCAACAACGGCTTCTTCGTCGGCGAGCTCTGCCACTACACGGAGGCGGACCGGATCTGCCTCCCGGTGCCCTTCTACCACTGTTTCGGCATGGTGATGGGCAACCTGGCGGCGACCTCGCACGGTTCGTGCATGGTGATCCCGGCCCCCTCGTTCGAGCCGAAGGCCACGCTCCAGGCGGTCGAGTCGGAGCGGTGCACGTCGCTGTACGGCGTGCCCACGATGTTCATCGCCGAACTCGCCGAACCGGGCTTCGAGGACTACGACCTGTCGTCGCTGCGAACCGGCATCATGGCCGGCTCGCCCTGCCCGGTCGAGGTGATGAAGCAGGTCATCGAGCGGATGGGCATGACCGAGGTGTCCATCTGCTACGGCATGACCGAGACCTCCCCGGTCTCCACGCAGACGAGGTCGGACGACTCGATCGAGCGCCGGGTGTCCACCGTCGGCCGGGTCGGGCCGCACCTGGAGGTGAAGATCGTCGACCCGGAGACCGGGCTGACCGTGCCGCGTGGCGAGCCGGGTGAGCTGTGCACCCGGGGCTATTCGGTGATGCTCGGGTACTGGGACCAGCCGGACAAGACCGCCGAGGTGATCGACCAGGGGCGTTGGATGCACACCGGCGACCTGGGCGTGATGGACGACGAGGGCTACGTCCGGATCACCGGCCGGATCAAGGACATGGTCATCCGCGGCGGCGAGAACATCTACCCGCGGGAGATCGAGGAGTTCCTCTACACCCATCCGGATGTGCTGGACGCCCAGGTGATCGGCGTGCCGGACCAGCGGTACGGCGAGGAACTGATGGCGTGGGTCCGGATGCGCGAAGGAGCCGAGCCGCTCACGGCGGAGTCGCTGCGCGAGTTCTGCGCGGGCAAGCTCGCGCACTACAAGATCCCGAAGTACGTGCACATCGTGGACGAGTTCCCGATGACGGTGACCGGAAAGGTCCGCAAGGTCGAAATGCGGGAACAGGCACTGAAGATCCTGGACCTGACGTGA
- a CDS encoding R2-like ligand-binding oxidase gives MTGTLPARRTGFTSLRRGGLNWDSFPLRLFVKGNRKFWNPADIDFSQDAEDWRTLNDEERRSATYLCTQFAAGEEAVTEDIQPFLQAMAAEGRFGDEMYLTQFCFEEAKHTEVFRRWMDAVGLTEDLTSYVSENPHYRKLFYEELPESLSVLERDPSPLNQVRASVTYNHVIEGSLALTGYYAWQKLCVTRGILPGMQQLVKHISDDERRHMAWGTFTCRRHIAADDSLWDAVQQRMGELLPHALGMIQWVRDQFGESHPFGNDPQEFIGYATDRAQRRLGAIASARGVPVAQIDLDRSPEQLEDTFGEEDAKALADVVP, from the coding sequence ATGACCGGAACACTTCCCGCACGCCGCACCGGGTTCACCTCGCTGCGCCGGGGCGGACTGAACTGGGACTCCTTCCCGCTGCGGCTGTTCGTCAAGGGCAACCGGAAGTTCTGGAACCCGGCCGACATCGACTTCAGCCAGGACGCCGAGGACTGGCGGACCCTCAACGACGAGGAACGCCGGTCGGCGACCTACCTGTGCACGCAGTTCGCCGCGGGCGAGGAGGCGGTGACCGAGGACATCCAGCCGTTCCTCCAGGCGATGGCGGCCGAGGGCCGGTTCGGTGACGAGATGTACCTGACGCAGTTCTGCTTCGAGGAGGCCAAGCACACCGAGGTGTTCCGGCGCTGGATGGACGCGGTGGGCCTGACCGAGGACCTGACGTCGTACGTCAGTGAGAACCCGCACTACCGCAAGCTGTTCTACGAGGAGCTGCCGGAGTCGCTGAGCGTGCTGGAACGCGACCCCAGCCCGCTCAACCAGGTCCGCGCGAGCGTCACCTACAACCACGTGATCGAGGGCAGCCTGGCGCTGACCGGCTACTACGCCTGGCAGAAGCTGTGCGTGACACGCGGCATCCTGCCCGGCATGCAACAGCTGGTGAAGCACATCAGCGACGACGAACGTCGCCACATGGCGTGGGGCACGTTCACCTGCCGCCGGCACATCGCCGCCGACGACTCGCTGTGGGACGCGGTGCAGCAACGGATGGGCGAGCTGCTGCCGCACGCGCTCGGAATGATCCAGTGGGTGCGGGACCAGTTCGGGGAATCGCACCCGTTCGGCAACGACCCGCAGGAGTTCATCGGTTACGCCACCGACCGCGCACAACGCCGCCTTGGCGCCATCGCGTCGGCGCGCGGCGTGCCGGTGGCGCAGATCGACCTGGACCGTTCACCGGAACAGCTGGAGGACACGTTCGGCGAGGAGGACGCGAAAGCCCTGGCCGACGTCGTGCCGTAG
- a CDS encoding TetR family transcriptional regulator, translating to MTEITGSFTARTRTSLRETLIDAAADILAARGYAALRMADVAAAAGVSRQTVYNEFGNKNALVQAVVLRTTGEFLDGIHQRFATAPDLLTGIRDSLTYTIEHGRENRLVASALGTPQGEDLLPLLTTRGEPVLSAATETAAVHYREFLPTLSARSATLLAETVVRLALSHLVLPTHSAAEAADLICAAIAPAITHYASTMECEQR from the coding sequence GTGACTGAGATCACCGGCTCGTTCACCGCGCGCACCCGGACCTCGCTGCGGGAGACCCTGATCGACGCGGCGGCCGACATCCTGGCGGCCCGGGGCTACGCGGCCCTGCGCATGGCGGACGTCGCCGCGGCGGCCGGGGTCAGCCGGCAGACCGTCTACAACGAGTTCGGCAACAAGAACGCGCTCGTGCAGGCCGTGGTCCTGCGCACCACGGGCGAGTTCCTGGACGGCATCCACCAGCGGTTCGCCACCGCACCCGATCTGCTGACCGGCATCCGAGATTCGCTCACCTACACGATCGAGCACGGCCGGGAGAACCGGCTGGTCGCCTCGGCACTGGGCACTCCGCAGGGTGAGGACCTGCTGCCGCTGCTCACCACCAGGGGTGAACCCGTGCTGTCGGCGGCGACGGAGACCGCGGCGGTGCACTACCGCGAATTCCTGCCCACCCTCAGCGCCCGGTCCGCGACGCTCCTCGCGGAGACCGTGGTCCGGCTGGCGTTGAGCCACCTGGTGCTGCCGACCCATTCCGCGGCCGAGGCCGCGGACCTGATCTGCGCCGCGATCGCACCCGCCATCACCCACTACGCGTCCACAATGGAGTGTGAGCAGCGATGA
- a CDS encoding haloacid dehalogenase-like hydrolase gives MGIVVGFDLDMTLIDPRPGMVAVMNALGAEAGLPLDGEHFAANLGPPLDHVLREFGAPEDRIGGLVDRFRQLYPEIVIPGTVALPGAHEALAAVHEAGGRTVVVTGKYGPNAALHVKALGLAVDVLVGELWSDGKAVALREHGASIYAGDHLGDVRGALAAGAVPVGVTTGPCSRDALLEAGAEVVFESLAEFPGWLSRQPLDGARAPVR, from the coding sequence GTGGGGATCGTCGTCGGATTCGACCTGGACATGACGCTCATCGACCCGCGGCCGGGCATGGTCGCGGTGATGAACGCGCTCGGCGCGGAGGCCGGCCTGCCGCTGGACGGTGAGCACTTCGCCGCCAACCTCGGCCCGCCGCTGGACCACGTGCTGCGCGAGTTCGGCGCGCCCGAGGACCGGATCGGCGGCCTGGTCGACCGGTTCCGCCAGCTGTACCCGGAGATCGTGATCCCCGGGACGGTCGCCCTGCCAGGCGCCCACGAGGCGCTGGCCGCGGTGCACGAGGCGGGCGGCCGCACGGTCGTGGTCACCGGCAAGTACGGCCCGAACGCGGCGCTGCACGTCAAGGCGCTCGGCCTGGCCGTCGACGTGCTGGTGGGAGAGCTGTGGTCGGACGGCAAGGCGGTCGCCCTGCGCGAGCACGGCGCGTCGATCTACGCGGGTGACCACCTGGGCGACGTGCGGGGCGCACTCGCCGCCGGCGCGGTGCCGGTCGGGGTGACGACGGGCCCGTGCAGCCGGGACGCGCTGCTCGAGGCCGGGGCCGAGGTGGTGTTCGAGAGCCTGGCGGAATTTCCCGGCTGGCTCAGCCGGCAGCCGCTCGACGGTGCTCGCGCACCAGTGAGATGA
- a CDS encoding cold-shock protein, which translates to MPTGKVKWYDAEKGFGFVTQDGGQDVYIRKTALPQGVEALKAGQRLEFGVADGRRGPQALSVRLIDSLPSVAEARRRPAEELHGLIEDMIKLLEMKVQPDLRRGRYPDRKNTKRIAEVMRAVARDLDP; encoded by the coding sequence GTGCCGACCGGCAAGGTCAAGTGGTACGACGCGGAGAAGGGGTTCGGTTTCGTCACCCAGGACGGCGGCCAGGACGTCTACATCCGCAAGACCGCGCTCCCGCAAGGGGTGGAGGCACTCAAGGCCGGCCAGCGGCTGGAGTTCGGCGTCGCCGACGGTCGCCGCGGCCCGCAGGCCCTGTCCGTTCGGCTCATCGACAGCCTGCCCTCGGTCGCCGAGGCGCGCCGTCGCCCCGCCGAGGAGCTGCACGGCCTGATCGAGGACATGATCAAGCTGCTCGAGATGAAGGTGCAGCCGGACCTGCGCCGCGGCCGCTACCCCGACCGGAAGAACACGAAGCGCATCGCCGAGGTGATGCGTGCCGTCGCGCGCGACCTCGACCCGTGA
- a CDS encoding DUF2771 family protein produces the protein MRRTLLLLAAGALTLTGCTATAGPPEVTFFGDGHTVNAGPIVNCDALLKSCSQDPGAAATLKVRPGKPVQISVPSEIGDTPWLVNVQYTNAKGELQPVKQQYFSPGAKLAYTATGNTPGDQLVVVEVQQLGAVFAADQAGNPILDENGNPQLVARSLWTLQVQPG, from the coding sequence ATGCGGCGAACTTTGCTGTTGCTGGCGGCCGGTGCGCTGACGCTGACCGGGTGCACCGCCACCGCCGGACCGCCCGAGGTCACCTTCTTCGGCGACGGCCACACGGTCAACGCCGGCCCCATCGTGAACTGCGACGCCCTGCTGAAGTCGTGCTCGCAGGACCCGGGGGCGGCGGCGACGCTGAAGGTGCGCCCGGGCAAGCCGGTGCAGATCTCCGTGCCGTCCGAGATCGGCGACACCCCGTGGCTGGTGAACGTCCAGTACACCAACGCCAAGGGTGAGCTGCAGCCGGTCAAGCAGCAGTACTTCTCGCCGGGCGCGAAACTCGCCTACACCGCAACCGGAAACACCCCCGGCGACCAGCTGGTCGTGGTCGAGGTGCAGCAGCTCGGCGCGGTGTTCGCCGCGGACCAGGCCGGCAACCCGATCCTCGACGAGAACGGCAACCCGCAGCTCGTCGCGCGGTCGTTGTGGACGCTGCAGGTGCAGCCGGGGTGA
- a CDS encoding MFS transporter encodes MRRKRKWTPAPGAGHSWRDQGGFYPEPSPVPAADDAPTNAVPSGNRPPPPPRGARPYPPRQAPPPRPWHTDPPSPPPRRTEPLYDHYDTNGYAKSARPEPEPAEEPRTDPRTEHAGPPPRMPKKLTVTRVAALRSRELGGKAFGLFQRATKADGADKSGLTSLTYAVMLNYASDAAMAIALANTLFFAATSGESRGRVALYLLITIAPFALVAPVIGPLLDRIQRGRRLAMCLASVGQVLMAVVMALHFNDWGLYPAALGKMVLSKSFTVLKSAVTPRVVPPEITLSKTNARLTVFGLAAGGVFGAIASGVNSLFGSAGALWFTAAICAVGGVQAMRIPAWVEVTEGEVPATLKAHPAQKKKRQPLGSEVVLALWGNGTVRVLTGFLMMFTAFAVKAHAEQNGQTPFMQLLLLGLVGAAAGIGGFVGNALGSRLTFGHASQVVLACVAASLASTILAAVMSGIITVTIVGLVGSTASALAKVSLDAVIQRDLPEESRASAFGRSETVLQLAWVFGGALGLLLPATYWIGFLVVSILLALGLAQTFLLQRGSSLLPAVSAKRARRPARTGSGAAPRVR; translated from the coding sequence GTGCGGCGCAAACGGAAGTGGACACCGGCCCCGGGTGCCGGCCACTCGTGGCGCGACCAGGGCGGCTTCTACCCCGAGCCGTCCCCGGTCCCGGCCGCGGACGACGCGCCGACGAACGCCGTCCCGTCGGGCAACCGGCCGCCGCCACCACCGCGCGGCGCGCGGCCGTACCCGCCACGGCAGGCGCCACCGCCGCGCCCGTGGCACACCGATCCGCCGTCTCCCCCACCGCGCCGCACCGAGCCGCTCTACGACCACTACGACACCAACGGCTACGCGAAGTCCGCACGCCCGGAGCCGGAACCGGCGGAGGAGCCGCGCACCGACCCCCGCACCGAGCACGCCGGGCCGCCGCCGCGGATGCCGAAGAAGCTGACGGTCACCCGGGTCGCCGCACTGCGCAGCCGGGAGCTCGGCGGCAAGGCGTTCGGGTTGTTCCAGCGCGCGACCAAGGCCGACGGCGCGGACAAGTCCGGTCTCACGTCGCTGACGTACGCGGTGATGCTGAACTACGCCAGCGACGCGGCGATGGCGATCGCGCTGGCCAACACGCTGTTCTTCGCGGCCACCAGCGGCGAGAGCCGCGGCCGGGTGGCGCTGTACCTGCTGATCACCATCGCGCCGTTCGCACTGGTGGCGCCGGTCATCGGCCCGCTGCTGGACCGCATCCAGCGCGGCAGGCGGCTGGCGATGTGCCTGGCGTCGGTCGGGCAGGTGCTGATGGCCGTGGTGATGGCGCTGCACTTCAACGACTGGGGTCTCTACCCGGCGGCGCTGGGCAAGATGGTGCTGTCCAAGTCGTTCACGGTGCTCAAGTCCGCGGTCACCCCGCGGGTGGTGCCGCCGGAGATCACGCTGTCGAAGACCAACGCGCGGCTCACCGTCTTCGGCCTCGCCGCCGGTGGTGTGTTCGGCGCGATCGCCTCCGGGGTGAACTCGCTGTTCGGATCCGCCGGGGCGTTGTGGTTCACCGCGGCGATCTGCGCGGTCGGCGGTGTGCAGGCGATGCGCATCCCGGCGTGGGTCGAGGTGACCGAGGGCGAGGTCCCGGCGACGCTCAAGGCCCACCCGGCGCAGAAGAAGAAACGGCAGCCGCTGGGCAGCGAGGTCGTGCTCGCCCTGTGGGGCAACGGGACCGTGCGCGTGCTCACCGGGTTCCTGATGATGTTCACCGCCTTCGCGGTGAAGGCGCACGCCGAGCAGAACGGGCAGACCCCGTTCATGCAGCTGCTGCTCCTCGGGCTGGTCGGCGCCGCGGCCGGGATCGGCGGGTTCGTCGGCAACGCGCTGGGTTCGCGGCTGACGTTCGGGCACGCGAGTCAGGTGGTGCTCGCCTGCGTCGCGGCGTCGCTCGCGTCCACCATCCTCGCCGCCGTCATGTCCGGGATCATCACCGTCACCATCGTCGGCCTGGTCGGGTCGACCGCCAGCGCGCTGGCGAAGGTCAGCCTGGACGCGGTGATCCAGCGCGACCTGCCCGAGGAATCCCGGGCTTCGGCGTTCGGCCGGTCGGAGACGGTGCTCCAGCTGGCGTGGGTGTTCGGTGGCGCGCTGGGCCTGCTACTGCCGGCAACGTACTGGATCGGGTTCCTCGTGGTGTCGATCCTGCTCGCACTCGGCCTGGCACAGACCTTCCTGCTGCAGCGCGGCTCCTCGCTGCTGCCCGCGGTGAGCGCGAAGCGAGCGCGCCGACCCGCGCGAACGGGCAGCGGGGCCGCTCCCCGAGTGCGCTGA
- a CDS encoding glutaminyl-peptide cyclotransferase, which produces MRTLFTLTLAAVVALGGCAASAPPAPATVPQLAVRVLATLPHDPAAFTEGLEFAGGTLYEGTGLVGQSSVRAGVPGQPPAVRVELPAPLFGEGITVTGPTLWQLTWQNGIAIERDARTLTELRRVSYDGEGWGLCHAGGRLVMSNGSDRLTFRDPATFAVTGEVTVHSGAQTFDQLNELECSGGAVYANVWQTDRILRIDPATGEVTGQITASGLLTPAQAAAADVLNGIAAIPGTDEFLITGKLWPTMFRVKFVPAS; this is translated from the coding sequence GTGCGCACCCTGTTCACCCTCACGCTCGCCGCGGTCGTCGCGCTCGGCGGCTGCGCGGCGTCCGCACCGCCAGCGCCGGCCACGGTTCCGCAGCTCGCGGTGCGGGTGCTCGCCACGCTGCCGCACGATCCGGCCGCCTTCACCGAAGGCCTGGAATTCGCCGGCGGCACCCTGTACGAGGGCACCGGGCTGGTCGGGCAGTCCTCGGTGCGGGCCGGTGTGCCCGGGCAGCCGCCGGCCGTGCGCGTGGAACTGCCGGCGCCGCTGTTCGGCGAGGGCATCACCGTCACCGGGCCGACGCTGTGGCAACTGACCTGGCAGAACGGGATCGCGATCGAACGCGACGCCCGCACCCTCACCGAGCTGCGGCGCGTGAGCTACGACGGCGAGGGCTGGGGCCTCTGCCACGCCGGCGGCAGGCTGGTGATGAGCAACGGCTCGGACCGGCTCACCTTCCGTGACCCGGCCACCTTCGCGGTCACCGGTGAGGTGACCGTGCACTCCGGGGCGCAGACCTTCGATCAGCTGAACGAGCTGGAGTGCAGCGGCGGCGCGGTGTACGCCAACGTGTGGCAGACCGACCGGATCCTGCGCATCGACCCGGCGACCGGCGAGGTGACCGGCCAGATCACCGCCTCCGGGCTGCTCACCCCGGCCCAGGCGGCCGCCGCCGACGTGCTCAACGGGATCGCGGCGATCCCCGGCACCGACGAGTTCCTGATCACCGGCAAGCTCTGGCCGACGATGTTCCGGGTGAAATTCGTCCCGGCTTCCTGA
- a CDS encoding DUF3027 domain-containing protein — translation MTLLLTLDDGSVERALAEAVGLARDAAVEEAGAEQVGAHVGVSREDAVSASHLFEANVPGYRGWRWSVTVASAGPDTPVTISEVVLVPGPDALIAPQWVPWERRVRAGDLGVGDILPPDKDDPRLVPAYVQSDDPAVEEVAHEIGLGRVHVLSRYGREEAATRWHRGEFGPRSDMARGAPAHCGNCGFYLPLAGSLRAAFGVCGNEIAPADGNVVHAEYGCGAHSEVEVEVTSSVPVAELVYDDSLLDTEPVGEPKTETGVTPDAETASESAE, via the coding sequence ATGACGCTGCTGCTCACCCTGGACGACGGCTCCGTGGAGCGCGCTCTCGCCGAGGCGGTCGGCCTCGCGCGCGACGCCGCGGTCGAAGAGGCGGGCGCCGAGCAGGTGGGGGCGCACGTCGGCGTGTCGCGCGAGGACGCGGTGTCGGCGAGCCACCTCTTCGAGGCGAACGTGCCCGGCTACCGCGGCTGGCGCTGGTCGGTGACCGTGGCGAGCGCGGGCCCGGACACCCCGGTGACGATCAGCGAGGTCGTGCTCGTGCCCGGCCCGGACGCGCTGATCGCCCCGCAGTGGGTGCCGTGGGAGCGGCGGGTGCGGGCCGGTGACCTCGGCGTCGGCGACATCCTCCCGCCGGACAAGGACGACCCACGGCTGGTCCCGGCGTACGTGCAGTCCGACGACCCGGCGGTCGAGGAGGTCGCGCACGAGATCGGGCTCGGCCGGGTGCACGTCCTGTCCCGCTACGGCCGCGAGGAGGCCGCCACGCGGTGGCACCGCGGCGAGTTCGGCCCGCGGTCGGACATGGCCCGTGGTGCGCCGGCGCACTGCGGCAACTGCGGCTTCTACCTGCCGCTCGCCGGTTCGTTGCGGGCGGCGTTCGGGGTGTGCGGGAACGAGATCGCCCCGGCGGACGGCAACGTCGTGCACGCCGAGTACGGCTGCGGCGCGCATTCCGAGGTCGAGGTCGAGGTGACCTCGTCGGTGCCGGTGGCCGAGCTGGTCTACGACGACTCGCTGCTGGACACCGAGCCGGTCGGGGAGCCGAAGACCGAGACGGGCGTCACCCCGGACGCCGAGACGGCGAGTGAGTCAGCTGAGTGA